In Streptomyces hawaiiensis, one genomic interval encodes:
- a CDS encoding type I polyketide synthase, whose amino-acid sequence MAVGRNDRSVAVVGVGCRLPGGITDLDGLWEALREGRDLVGEMPPDRFPRDRFVDPGAVRPGRSYTAAGGFLDDIASFDAAYFGISPKEAAHVDPQQRLLLEMAAEALDDAALPAEALAGSDTCVYVGVSDPAYGTVLTMLEDHTSPHTMPGATLSIAANRLSYAFDLRGPSMAIDTACSSSLVALDRACRTLREGTSRVALTGGVNVLANPYSYAGFSYAGMLSRRGRCAAFSAEADGFVRAEGGAVLVLKRLADALADGDRIHAVLAGTGSNSDGRTTGMTLPSSQAQEALLRAVCQEAGIGPDDLVYFEAHGTGTPVGDPAEARAIGQALGTRRGAGPLPVGSVKSNLGHLEPAAGMAGLLKAILVLRHRTAPASLHALPLNPAIDFDALGLAPTVAPVELPRSERAAVGVNSFGFGGANAHALLVPPPAAPAVPEPGGRPLPVVVSARSPKALRQLSARMAERLRSAAPGEFYDLARTSTLRRSAHPHRAAVLATDPRQAADALEGLFTDAPSRGAVTRKAERGAVAFVYSGNASQWPGMAAGLMAGEAVFRTAVEEADAALAPHLGWSVAKELERPTAARWARTEIAQPVLFAVQVGLTALLESQGLRPGAVAGHSVGEVAAAYAARALTLEQAALVLAARSRTQAATAGRGRMAAVGLPEYAAREELARFGEALEIAGINSDRDVTVAGDPGALAALGAELTARDVFFRELDLDYAFHSRAMDPIEEPLCAALDGLSPGEARMPFVSTVTSTPLSGAELGARYWWRNVREPVRFADAMDRLADDGIGIVVEIGPHPVLRPYLRRTGLTYVPTLHRDGDGPREAAAAVAALLAAGAEVDWQAHFPHPGRVADLPAYPWQRDRHWHGTPQDLVVHTSGTGALDHPLLGERLPAPHPLWHGTVEPQLVPWLGDHRIGGSVLMPAAAYVEMALTAGQRALGRPVEVRHLDLYRPFPVDWPDPAGAALQTAVVPTDGTLTISARDTRGAEIQPIVRAQVRTRLSTAPGPLDIAAVEARCPRTLTSPDYYEHCHRLGMRFGPAFHILRGLALGDGELLAWYRLELPAGAHTVHPVLLDGPLQATAALAEQPTPESAGFLPSAFGAVRVWRTPASEGVVHLRRRSRSANEICWDITYADLDGTVTAEIDKCRTRRARLTDHAPLTVQRTVLRAAPYPSMPAPPSPLPAPAEPAATARERIAAARAELEGSGHASFTAAAEHAGAQCWAAALRGLLPDPDEPFTVPDLVGRGLAPRHRRLVRLMLPLLVEQHLAEPDGATWRLTEAGAGPEEALRGLVADHPRFGPATLLINSQLRQLPDVLRGTVDPRDLLPVGESFLEQWQETAPAHRFTHRVVQALLDRIVRDWPADRPLRVLEVGATGTALTAAVLPLLPPDRTHYTCTAPSHASFARARHRFAACHFIDYRTLDPDADPAVQGFPAGGFDLVLAGDALHTAADLAAGLGYVRSLLAPGGRLLATERHHDRLDALLLGGLESLWKRGDRDLRPTTRLLPRAAWTPLLEWCGFTGVWQTGPEDHTVLLATVPSGAVTPTAPTAQIAPAALTAPAALIAPAAPTALIAPAAPPELHEPQPGTAWLVATETDAEIPAARELAALLGPAAVLPAPSDADAWQAALTAEAEPRIVLLLAEPDPRQLVARTTRRAAVLRTLAAACRTLPEGRAAQVWLVTRPTGLFPAPERPAHPEDAAVWGIARTLANEEPGLRLRRVSHDRTGDATADALRLATELLNTAGTPAGTEEDEVVLTPAGRFTPLHLEHPADESPARPTRTPFLLEARDPGPARRLVWKETAVPQPGPGEVAVEMRAVALNYRDPMRANGLLPPEAVEGTPLSRGLGIDGAGIVRAVGPGVRDLMLGDRVCGIVPAALASHAVTPDHSLTKIPQGMNYAEAATFPVAFLTIHHALVDLARMAPGETVLVHGGAGAVGLAALQCAHARGARVIATAGTETKRNLLRSLGAWHVLDSRSLDFVPRVRELTEGRGVDIVVNSLSGEAIAHGLDLLRPNGRFVELGKRDIFLNNTLPMRPFDRSLTFIGFNLDHVVLDRDLGSRLMADVVSLIHQGVYRPLPHTVYPAARVEEAFHVLQHSRHIGKVVVSFDPFEPFEPFEPSGSSGSSGSIGSFGSRDHQRPLDEPVPVQPAPLAPVLNPDGTYLVTGALSGFGAATARWLADHGARHLALVSRRGGAAPEAPALLEDLARRGARATAHAADITDEAALRRVIDATDATGHRLCGVVHAAMHLDDAPLADLTDDRFTAVLAPKADGADLLDRLTADRDLDLFLTYSSIAAAVGNVGQAPYAAGNAYLEAQARARRARGRPATALALGPIGETGYVARHAIGDAMAERGFQPLTVAEALVTAGGLLQQGTDVAGIGRYRWGRARRLLPTLATARFTALVPPDAAVGPGGRAELRRELAALAPDEARAAITRTLTRLLAAVLHSDPEELDPARPVTDFGLDSLLSTEFLVRAGEHFDIRLAAAELMSSDRTLTHFAHLVHSRLDPA is encoded by the coding sequence ATGGCTGTGGGACGGAACGACCGGTCGGTCGCGGTGGTGGGAGTCGGCTGCCGGCTGCCGGGCGGCATCACCGACCTGGACGGGCTGTGGGAAGCCTTGCGGGAGGGACGTGACCTCGTCGGGGAGATGCCCCCGGACCGGTTCCCCAGGGACCGGTTCGTCGACCCTGGGGCGGTGCGGCCGGGCCGCAGCTACACCGCCGCCGGGGGCTTCCTCGACGACATCGCGTCCTTCGACGCCGCCTACTTCGGCATCTCGCCCAAGGAGGCGGCCCACGTCGATCCGCAGCAGCGGCTGCTGCTGGAGATGGCCGCCGAGGCACTGGACGACGCCGCACTCCCGGCCGAGGCGCTCGCCGGGTCCGACACCTGTGTGTACGTGGGCGTCTCCGACCCCGCCTACGGCACCGTCCTGACGATGCTGGAGGACCACACCAGCCCACACACCATGCCCGGCGCCACCCTGTCCATCGCGGCGAACCGCCTGTCGTACGCCTTCGACCTGCGCGGCCCCAGCATGGCCATCGACACGGCCTGCTCCTCGTCCCTGGTCGCCCTGGACCGCGCCTGCCGCACCCTGCGCGAGGGCACCAGCCGCGTGGCGCTCACGGGCGGGGTCAACGTGCTCGCTAACCCGTACTCGTACGCCGGGTTCTCCTACGCCGGGATGCTGTCGCGGCGCGGCCGGTGCGCGGCCTTCTCCGCCGAGGCCGACGGCTTCGTACGGGCCGAGGGCGGCGCGGTGCTGGTGCTGAAGCGACTGGCGGACGCGCTGGCCGACGGCGACCGGATCCATGCCGTCCTCGCCGGCACCGGCAGCAACTCCGACGGCCGTACCACGGGCATGACGCTGCCCAGTTCGCAGGCGCAGGAGGCGCTGCTGCGCGCGGTGTGCCAGGAGGCCGGGATCGGCCCGGACGACCTGGTCTACTTCGAGGCCCACGGCACCGGCACCCCGGTCGGCGACCCCGCCGAGGCCCGGGCCATCGGCCAGGCCCTCGGAACGCGGCGCGGCGCGGGCCCGCTGCCCGTCGGCTCGGTGAAGTCCAACCTGGGCCATCTGGAACCCGCGGCGGGCATGGCCGGTCTCCTCAAGGCGATCCTGGTGCTCCGGCACCGGACGGCACCCGCGTCCCTGCACGCCCTGCCACTCAACCCTGCCATCGACTTCGACGCGCTCGGCCTGGCACCCACCGTGGCGCCCGTCGAACTGCCCCGCTCGGAACGGGCCGCGGTCGGGGTCAACTCCTTCGGCTTCGGCGGCGCCAACGCCCACGCCCTCCTCGTCCCACCCCCTGCCGCGCCGGCCGTTCCGGAGCCCGGGGGCAGGCCGCTGCCGGTGGTGGTGTCCGCCCGGTCGCCCAAGGCACTGCGGCAGTTGAGCGCCCGGATGGCCGAACGGCTGCGTTCGGCGGCGCCGGGGGAGTTCTACGACCTGGCACGCACCAGCACGCTGCGGCGCAGTGCGCATCCGCACCGGGCGGCCGTGCTGGCCACCGATCCGCGTCAGGCGGCCGACGCGCTGGAAGGCCTGTTCACCGACGCGCCCTCCCGCGGGGCCGTGACCCGCAAGGCCGAGCGGGGAGCCGTCGCCTTCGTCTACTCCGGCAACGCCTCCCAATGGCCGGGCATGGCCGCCGGCCTGATGGCGGGCGAGGCCGTCTTCCGCACCGCCGTCGAGGAGGCGGACGCCGCGCTCGCCCCGCATCTGGGCTGGTCCGTGGCCAAGGAGCTGGAGCGTCCCACGGCGGCCCGGTGGGCGCGTACGGAGATCGCCCAGCCGGTGCTGTTCGCCGTCCAGGTGGGCCTGACCGCGCTGCTGGAGTCCCAGGGCCTGCGCCCCGGGGCGGTCGCCGGACACAGCGTCGGAGAGGTGGCCGCCGCGTACGCCGCCCGGGCGCTGACTTTGGAGCAGGCGGCGCTGGTGCTCGCCGCGCGCAGCCGTACCCAGGCCGCGACGGCGGGCCGCGGGCGCATGGCCGCCGTCGGCCTGCCCGAGTACGCCGCACGCGAGGAACTGGCCCGTTTCGGCGAGGCGTTGGAGATCGCCGGCATCAACAGCGACCGGGACGTGACGGTCGCCGGCGACCCCGGCGCCCTGGCCGCGCTCGGAGCCGAACTGACCGCCCGCGACGTCTTCTTCCGCGAGCTGGACCTGGACTACGCCTTCCACAGCCGCGCCATGGACCCCATTGAGGAACCGCTGTGCGCCGCCCTGGACGGGCTGAGCCCCGGCGAGGCACGGATGCCGTTCGTCTCGACCGTCACGTCTACTCCGTTGAGCGGAGCGGAGCTCGGCGCCCGGTACTGGTGGCGCAACGTGCGCGAGCCGGTCCGCTTCGCCGATGCCATGGACCGCCTCGCGGACGACGGCATCGGCATCGTCGTGGAGATCGGCCCGCACCCGGTGCTGCGCCCCTACCTGCGCCGCACCGGCCTCACGTACGTGCCGACGCTGCATCGGGACGGGGACGGGCCGCGCGAGGCCGCGGCCGCGGTCGCCGCCCTGCTCGCCGCCGGTGCCGAGGTCGACTGGCAGGCGCACTTCCCGCACCCCGGCCGGGTCGCGGACCTGCCCGCCTACCCCTGGCAGCGCGACCGGCACTGGCACGGCACCCCGCAGGACCTCGTCGTGCACACCAGCGGCACCGGAGCCCTGGACCACCCCCTGCTCGGCGAACGCCTGCCCGCACCGCACCCCCTGTGGCACGGCACCGTCGAACCCCAGCTCGTGCCCTGGCTGGGCGACCACCGGATCGGCGGCAGCGTCCTGATGCCCGCCGCCGCGTACGTGGAGATGGCTCTGACGGCCGGACAGCGGGCGCTGGGCCGCCCGGTGGAGGTGCGGCACCTGGACCTCTACCGCCCCTTCCCGGTCGACTGGCCGGACCCGGCCGGTGCCGCGCTGCAGACCGCCGTCGTCCCGACCGACGGCACACTGACCATCAGCGCACGGGACACACGCGGCGCCGAGATCCAGCCGATCGTCCGTGCCCAGGTGCGCACCCGGCTGAGCACCGCCCCCGGACCACTGGACATCGCAGCGGTCGAGGCCCGCTGCCCCCGCACCCTCACCAGCCCGGACTACTACGAGCACTGCCACCGGCTGGGGATGCGGTTCGGCCCGGCGTTCCACATCCTGCGCGGCCTGGCCCTCGGCGACGGCGAACTGCTCGCGTGGTACCGGCTCGAACTCCCGGCCGGCGCCCACACCGTCCACCCCGTGCTGCTGGACGGGCCGTTGCAGGCCACCGCCGCCCTGGCCGAGCAGCCGACCCCGGAATCCGCCGGCTTCCTGCCCTCGGCCTTCGGAGCGGTACGGGTCTGGCGCACCCCCGCCTCCGAGGGCGTCGTGCACCTGCGGCGCCGCAGCCGCAGCGCCAACGAGATCTGCTGGGACATCACGTACGCCGATCTCGACGGCACCGTCACCGCCGAGATCGACAAGTGCCGCACCCGGCGCGCCCGCCTCACCGACCACGCCCCGCTGACCGTCCAGCGCACCGTCCTGCGCGCGGCCCCGTACCCCTCGATGCCCGCCCCGCCGTCCCCGCTGCCCGCTCCGGCCGAGCCGGCGGCCACCGCCCGGGAGCGCATCGCCGCCGCCCGCGCCGAACTGGAGGGCAGCGGCCACGCGTCGTTCACGGCCGCCGCCGAACACGCCGGCGCCCAGTGCTGGGCCGCAGCCCTGCGCGGCCTGCTGCCCGACCCGGACGAACCCTTCACCGTGCCCGACCTGGTCGGCCGGGGCCTCGCGCCCCGGCACCGCAGGCTGGTGCGGCTGATGCTGCCCCTGCTCGTCGAACAGCACCTGGCCGAGCCCGACGGAGCGACCTGGCGGCTGACGGAGGCCGGGGCGGGCCCCGAGGAGGCCCTGCGCGGCCTGGTCGCGGACCATCCCCGCTTCGGCCCGGCGACGCTGCTGATCAACAGTCAGCTGCGGCAGCTGCCCGACGTGCTGCGCGGCACCGTCGACCCGCGCGATCTGCTGCCCGTCGGGGAGAGCTTCCTCGAACAGTGGCAGGAGACCGCGCCCGCACACCGCTTCACCCACCGGGTGGTGCAGGCGCTGCTCGACCGGATCGTCCGCGACTGGCCGGCCGACCGCCCGCTGCGCGTCCTGGAGGTGGGCGCGACCGGCACCGCGCTGACCGCCGCCGTGCTGCCGCTGCTTCCGCCCGACCGCACCCACTACACCTGCACGGCCCCGTCCCACGCGTCCTTCGCCCGCGCCCGGCACCGCTTCGCCGCCTGCCACTTCATCGACTACCGCACCCTCGACCCGGACGCCGACCCGGCCGTCCAGGGCTTCCCGGCGGGCGGCTTCGACCTGGTGCTGGCCGGTGACGCCCTGCACACCGCGGCCGACCTGGCCGCCGGGCTGGGGTATGTGCGGTCGCTCCTCGCCCCGGGCGGCCGCCTGCTGGCCACCGAACGGCACCACGACCGGCTCGACGCCCTGCTGCTGGGCGGCCTGGAGTCCCTGTGGAAACGGGGTGACCGCGATCTGCGCCCCACCACCCGGCTGCTGCCCCGCGCGGCGTGGACGCCCCTGCTGGAGTGGTGCGGCTTCACCGGCGTGTGGCAGACGGGGCCCGAAGACCACACGGTTCTGCTCGCCACCGTGCCCTCGGGTGCGGTGACGCCGACCGCCCCGACTGCCCAGATCGCCCCGGCCGCCCTGACCGCCCCGGCCGCCCTGATCGCCCCGGCTGCCCCCACCGCCCTGATCGCCCCGGCCGCCCCGCCCGAGCTGCACGAGCCGCAGCCAGGTACGGCCTGGCTCGTTGCCACCGAGACCGATGCCGAGATCCCGGCCGCAAGGGAGCTGGCCGCACTGCTGGGCCCGGCCGCAGTCCTGCCCGCCCCGTCCGACGCCGACGCGTGGCAGGCGGCCCTCACCGCCGAGGCCGAGCCCCGTATCGTCCTGCTCCTGGCCGAGCCCGACCCGCGACAGCTCGTCGCCCGGACCACGCGCCGCGCGGCCGTTCTGCGCACCCTGGCCGCCGCCTGCCGGACCCTGCCCGAGGGACGTGCCGCACAGGTGTGGCTGGTGACGCGCCCGACCGGCCTGTTCCCCGCGCCGGAACGCCCCGCGCACCCCGAGGACGCGGCCGTCTGGGGCATCGCCCGCACCCTGGCCAACGAAGAGCCCGGCCTGAGGCTGCGGCGCGTCTCCCACGACCGCACGGGGGACGCGACCGCCGACGCCCTGCGGCTGGCCACGGAACTGCTCAACACCGCCGGCACACCGGCCGGGACCGAAGAGGACGAGGTCGTCCTCACACCGGCCGGCCGCTTCACCCCCCTGCACCTGGAGCACCCGGCCGACGAGTCACCCGCCCGGCCCACCCGCACGCCCTTCCTGCTCGAGGCCCGCGATCCCGGACCCGCCCGGCGACTGGTCTGGAAGGAGACCGCCGTCCCGCAGCCCGGCCCCGGTGAAGTCGCCGTCGAGATGCGCGCCGTGGCGCTGAACTACCGCGACCCCATGCGCGCGAACGGCCTGCTGCCGCCCGAAGCCGTGGAGGGCACCCCGCTCAGCCGCGGCCTGGGCATCGACGGCGCGGGCATCGTCCGCGCGGTCGGGCCCGGCGTCCGTGACCTCATGCTCGGCGACCGGGTCTGCGGCATCGTCCCCGCCGCCCTCGCCTCCCACGCCGTCACCCCCGACCACAGCCTGACCAAGATCCCCCAGGGTATGAACTACGCCGAGGCGGCGACCTTCCCCGTCGCCTTCCTGACCATCCACCACGCCCTCGTCGACCTGGCGCGCATGGCTCCCGGCGAGACGGTGCTCGTGCACGGCGGCGCAGGCGCGGTGGGCCTGGCTGCACTGCAGTGCGCCCACGCCCGGGGTGCCCGCGTCATCGCCACCGCCGGGACCGAGACCAAACGGAACCTGCTGCGCAGCCTCGGCGCCTGGCACGTGCTCGACTCGCGCAGCCTGGACTTCGTGCCCCGCGTGCGGGAACTCACCGAAGGGCGGGGCGTCGACATCGTGGTCAACTCCCTCAGCGGGGAGGCGATCGCCCACGGACTCGACCTGCTGCGTCCCAACGGCCGCTTCGTGGAACTCGGTAAGCGGGACATCTTCCTCAACAACACGCTGCCGATGCGCCCCTTCGACCGCAGCCTGACGTTCATCGGCTTCAACCTCGACCACGTGGTGCTGGACCGCGACCTCGGCTCCCGCCTCATGGCCGACGTCGTGTCCCTCATCCACCAGGGCGTGTACCGGCCGCTGCCGCACACCGTCTACCCGGCCGCCCGCGTAGAGGAGGCCTTCCATGTCCTGCAGCACTCGCGGCACATCGGCAAGGTGGTCGTCTCCTTCGACCCCTTCGAGCCCTTCGAGCCCTTCGAGCCCTCCGGCTCCTCCGGCTCCTCCGGCTCCATCGGCTCGTTCGGCTCTCGCGACCACCAGCGCCCCCTGGACGAACCCGTCCCCGTCCAGCCCGCGCCACTCGCCCCGGTGCTGAACCCCGACGGCACCTACCTCGTGACCGGCGCGCTCAGCGGCTTCGGCGCCGCCACCGCACGGTGGCTGGCCGACCACGGTGCCCGGCACCTGGCCCTGGTCTCCCGCCGCGGCGGGGCCGCTCCCGAGGCTCCGGCCCTCCTGGAGGACCTGGCACGGCGAGGTGCACGGGCCACCGCCCACGCCGCCGACATCACCGACGAGGCGGCGCTGCGCCGGGTCATCGACGCGACCGACGCCACCGGGCACCGGCTGTGTGGTGTCGTCCACGCCGCGATGCACCTCGACGACGCGCCGCTGGCCGACCTCACCGACGACCGGTTCACCGCCGTCCTCGCCCCCAAGGCCGACGGCGCCGACCTGCTGGACCGCCTCACCGCCGACCGGGACCTGGACCTGTTCCTCACCTACTCCTCGATCGCCGCCGCCGTCGGCAACGTCGGGCAGGCCCCGTACGCGGCCGGCAACGCCTATCTGGAGGCACAGGCCCGCGCCCGCCGGGCCCGGGGGCGTCCGGCCACCGCCCTCGCCCTCGGACCGATCGGCGAGACGGGGTACGTCGCGCGCCACGCCATCGGCGATGCCATGGCCGAACGCGGCTTCCAGCCCCTCACCGTCGCCGAGGCCCTCGTCACCGCCGGCGGCCTCCTCCAGCAGGGCACGGACGTCGCGGGTATCGGCCGCTACCGCTGGGGGCGCGCCCGCCGCCTGCTGCCCACCCTGGCCACCGCCCGCTTCACCGCGCTCGTGCCCCCCGACGCCGCCGTCGGCCCGGGAGGCCGGGCGGAGCTGCGGCGGGAACTGGCCGCCCTGGCACCCGACGAGGCGCGGGCCGCGATCACCCGGACCCTGACCCGGCTGCTCGCCGCCGTGCTGCACAGCGACCCCGAGGAGCTGGACCCCGCACGGCCCGTGACCGACTTCGGTCTCGACTCGTTGCTGAGCACCGAGTTCCTGGTGCGCGCCGGTGAGCACTTCGACATCCGCCTGGCGGCCGCCGAGCTGATGAGCAGCGACCGTACGCTGACGCACTTCGCGCACCTGGTGCACAGCAGGCTGGACCCGGCATAG
- a CDS encoding ABC transporter ATP-binding protein gives METPETHRVLPGRRSVLLALRYYGRELSRLRRWTAPAMLLSALGNIGIYYIAPLIVARLVGDIAGNKDVGVGSTLPYVLAFAGVLLAAEALWRIALHCLNRLDALGIEHLYVIGMDELFAKDAAFFHDNFAGSLTKRVLSFASRFEQFVDTLTFQIVGSFVPLAFGAVVLWRYEPLLVVGLLVMIALTAVLVVPLIRRRQALVDQREEAIARVSGHVADSLMNMDTVRAFAAEEREAAEHRSRVAMSRRLTVRSWDYGNLRIDTLVAPMSVLTNAMGLLLAVSLGGGAHGVEAIVVAFTYYNNATRIMFEFNQIYRRLESSMTEAAQFTELLLTPPTVLDPPAPAPLRPRAADVRFEKVTFAHRGGRPLFEGLDLAVPSGAKIGLVGRSGGGKTSLTRLLLRMTDIDGGRILVGGQDISRVRQADLRGRIAYVPQDPAMFHRTLRDNIAFARPDATDAQIRQAAEAAHVTEFADALPDGFDTMVGERGIKLSGGQRQRVALARAILRDAPILLLDEATSALDSESELLVQQALWRLMDGRTALVVAHRLSTVAGMDQLVVLDRGRIVEQGTHQELLAIEGAYAKLWQHQSGGFLDDTPGRAEAL, from the coding sequence ATGGAAACGCCGGAAACACACAGGGTTTTACCGGGCAGGCGCTCGGTGCTTCTCGCACTTCGCTACTACGGACGGGAGCTGTCCCGGCTCCGCCGGTGGACGGCACCTGCGATGCTGCTCTCGGCGCTGGGCAACATCGGCATCTACTACATCGCGCCGCTGATCGTCGCCAGGCTCGTCGGCGACATCGCGGGGAACAAGGACGTCGGCGTCGGCTCGACGCTGCCGTACGTGCTCGCCTTCGCCGGCGTCCTGCTGGCCGCGGAGGCGCTGTGGCGCATCGCCCTGCACTGCCTCAACCGTCTCGACGCCCTGGGCATCGAGCACCTGTACGTGATCGGCATGGACGAACTGTTCGCCAAGGACGCCGCGTTCTTCCACGACAACTTCGCCGGTTCGCTGACCAAGCGGGTCCTCAGCTTCGCGTCCCGGTTCGAGCAGTTCGTCGACACGCTGACGTTCCAGATCGTGGGGAGCTTCGTGCCGCTGGCGTTCGGCGCGGTGGTGCTGTGGCGCTACGAACCGCTGCTCGTCGTCGGACTCCTGGTGATGATCGCGCTGACGGCGGTGCTGGTCGTGCCGCTCATCCGGCGCCGTCAGGCACTCGTCGACCAGCGTGAGGAGGCGATCGCCCGGGTGTCGGGCCATGTCGCCGACAGCCTGATGAACATGGACACGGTCCGGGCGTTCGCCGCGGAGGAGCGCGAGGCCGCCGAACACCGGTCCCGGGTCGCGATGTCACGCCGGCTCACCGTGCGGTCGTGGGACTACGGCAACCTGCGCATCGACACGCTGGTCGCGCCGATGTCCGTCCTCACCAACGCGATGGGCCTGCTGCTCGCGGTGAGCCTGGGCGGCGGCGCGCACGGCGTGGAGGCCATCGTGGTCGCCTTCACCTACTACAACAACGCCACCCGGATCATGTTCGAGTTCAACCAGATCTACCGCCGGCTGGAGAGCTCGATGACGGAGGCAGCGCAGTTCACCGAACTGCTTTTGACGCCGCCGACCGTGCTCGACCCGCCGGCACCGGCGCCGCTGCGGCCCCGGGCCGCCGACGTCCGCTTCGAGAAGGTGACCTTCGCCCACCGGGGCGGCCGGCCGCTCTTCGAGGGACTCGACCTGGCCGTGCCGAGCGGGGCGAAGATCGGTCTCGTGGGCCGGTCCGGCGGCGGCAAGACCTCGCTCACCCGGCTGCTGCTGCGGATGACCGACATCGACGGCGGCCGCATCCTGGTCGGCGGCCAGGACATCAGCCGGGTGCGCCAGGCCGACCTGCGCGGCCGGATCGCGTACGTGCCGCAGGACCCGGCGATGTTCCACCGCACCCTGCGGGACAACATCGCCTTCGCCCGGCCGGACGCCACCGACGCCCAGATCCGCCAGGCGGCCGAGGCGGCCCATGTCACCGAGTTCGCCGACGCGTTGCCGGACGGCTTCGACACCATGGTGGGCGAGCGGGGCATCAAGCTGTCCGGCGGCCAGCGCCAGCGCGTCGCTCTCGCCCGGGCGATCCTGCGGGACGCGCCGATCCTGCTGCTCGACGAGGCGACCAGCGCCCTGGACTCCGAGAGCGAACTGCTGGTCCAACAGGCGCTGTGGCGGCTCATGGACGGGCGGACCGCGCTGGTGGTGGCGCACCGGCTGAGCACGGTCGCCGGCATGGACCAGCTCGTCGTCCTCGACCGCGGCCGGATCGTCGAGCAGGGCACCCACCAGGAGCTGCTCGCGATCGAGGGTGCCTACGCGAAGCTGTGGCAGCACCAGTCGGGCGGCTTCCTGGACGACACCCCCGGGCGGGCCGAGGCGCTGTAG
- a CDS encoding aldo/keto reductase: MSDDFLLGGDLPVDRIGFGAMRLSANGFTGPARDPETGRAVLRRAVELGADHIDTAAFYVSDDRAVRANDLIREALHPYPAGLVIATKVGPARTPEGGVVQTVDPAALRPLIEENLETLGVDRLDLVYLRIGLMEPPHGESVAARFEALAAMREEGLIRHLGLSNVDSGHLAEARTIAPVAAVQNHFHAGKRDDARLLADCEEAGIAFVPFFPLGGGVSDLTGDRTAKVAERHGATVPQIALAWLLASSPVTLAIPGTGSLTHLEENMAARSITLTPEDLSDLT, from the coding sequence ATGAGCGACGACTTCCTCCTCGGCGGCGATCTTCCGGTCGACCGCATCGGCTTCGGCGCCATGCGCCTGTCCGCGAACGGCTTCACCGGCCCGGCCCGGGACCCCGAGACCGGCCGCGCCGTCCTGCGCCGTGCCGTCGAACTCGGCGCCGACCACATCGACACCGCCGCCTTCTACGTCAGCGACGACCGGGCCGTGCGCGCCAACGACCTGATCCGTGAGGCCCTGCACCCCTACCCGGCCGGCCTGGTCATCGCCACCAAGGTCGGCCCGGCGCGCACACCCGAGGGCGGCGTGGTGCAGACCGTCGACCCGGCCGCGCTGCGCCCGTTGATCGAGGAGAACCTCGAAACCCTCGGCGTGGACCGCCTCGACCTGGTCTATCTGCGCATCGGCCTGATGGAGCCGCCGCACGGCGAGTCCGTGGCCGCACGCTTCGAGGCGCTGGCCGCGATGCGCGAGGAGGGCCTGATCCGCCACCTCGGCCTGAGCAATGTCGACTCCGGCCACCTCGCCGAGGCCCGCACGATCGCACCCGTCGCGGCCGTCCAGAACCACTTCCACGCCGGCAAGCGCGACGACGCCCGGCTCCTGGCCGACTGTGAGGAAGCCGGCATCGCCTTCGTGCCGTTCTTCCCGCTGGGCGGCGGCGTGAGCGACCTCACCGGTGACCGCACGGCCAAGGTCGCCGAACGCCACGGGGCGACCGTCCCGCAGATCGCCCTGGCCTGGCTGCTGGCGTCCTCCCCCGTCACGCTGGCCATCCCCGGCACCGGCTCCCTCACCCACCTGGAGGAGAACATGGCCGCGCGGTCGATCACCCTCACCCCGGAGGACCTCTCCGACCTCACCTGA
- a CDS encoding DNA-binding response regulator — MTDIVTVRGDLDFVARTEHLFSSVREEFICAVRNLDTFTQPRRVRQASEAWLREPGGRQVRKLCGPAALADERDREHLRDIAARGARVRVAATALPHEAIIIDRRYAILAGPDTPGGREYTLTSGATLVGAVYALVEAVWESALDLEDFLDAERPRLDAVSRRVLRALGSGATDTAAAKELGMSLRTYRRRVAELLDTLDAGSRFQAGVRAGELGLSG, encoded by the coding sequence GTGACAGACATCGTGACGGTCCGCGGTGACCTCGATTTCGTCGCGCGCACCGAGCATCTGTTCTCCTCGGTCCGCGAGGAGTTCATCTGTGCCGTCCGGAATCTCGACACCTTCACCCAGCCACGTCGCGTCCGGCAGGCCTCCGAAGCGTGGCTGCGCGAGCCCGGCGGCCGGCAGGTCCGCAAGCTGTGCGGCCCGGCCGCGCTGGCCGACGAGCGGGACCGTGAGCACCTGCGCGACATCGCCGCCCGAGGCGCACGGGTACGCGTCGCCGCGACGGCCCTGCCCCACGAGGCGATCATCATCGACCGCAGGTACGCGATCCTCGCCGGCCCGGACACCCCGGGTGGCCGCGAGTACACGCTCACCTCCGGTGCCACCCTGGTGGGCGCCGTGTACGCGCTGGTCGAGGCCGTCTGGGAGAGCGCCCTCGACCTCGAGGACTTCCTCGACGCGGAGCGGCCCCGGCTCGACGCCGTCAGCCGCAGGGTCCTGCGCGCGCTGGGGTCGGGCGCCACCGACACGGCGGCGGCGAAGGAACTCGGCATGTCCTTGCGGACCTATCGCCGCCGGGTCGCCGAACTGCTCGACACCCTCGACGCGGGGTCGCGGTTCCAGGCCGGCGTGCGCGCGGGCGAACTGGGCCTCAGCGGCTGA